In Salirhabdus salicampi, the sequence TTGGTTTAACAGTAATGCTTATTGGACTTAGTATGGCTTTTGCCTCAGACCGTATTATCGTAATTTTACTTAGTCTATTAACCGGTGCAATCATTGGAGAATGGTTGAGGCTAGAGGATAAACTTAATGCTTTTGGAAAATGGATCGAAGAGAAGATTCAAAAACCGAATGAGACATCTACTATAGCGCAAGGATTTGTAACAGCATCACTTATTTTTGTTATCGGGGCTATGGCTGTCATTGGGGCTTTAGATAGTGGGCTGCGGAACGACCATGAAATATTAATTACAAAAGCGATGATTGATGGTTTTGTTGCTCTTGTTTTGACCACAACCCTCGGAATTGGCGTTATATTCTCTATCATACCAGTTGTTCTGTATGAAGGGTTTATAGCTTTGTTTGCTACGCAAATCGAAAAGTTACTTCCAGAGCCCTTCTTAGGTTATTTTATTGACGACATGACTGCTACAGGCGGACTACTCATATTAGCAATAGGTTTAAATTTGTTAAATATTACAAAAATCCGTATTGCAAATCTACTACCTAGCATTTTAACGGTGGGTTTTATTTTATATCTCTATCATCAATTTTTCCCATTTTAATATAGAAAAGAGAATTGGGCTAGTTTACCCAATTCTCTTTTTGTTTTCTATCACGGTTCATGTACTGATCAAACCATTTAATACTACGTGCGATTTGTTTAGCCATTTCCATGACGACAGATAAGCGGGTGTTTTGTAAAACAAAGTATTCCATGTATCCATGTACATTAACGACACCACTTATATATACATCTCCTACATTGGGGAGATTTTTTTGTACAGCTGCTCCGGGCTGTATTGAGCCTACACCACATATTAATGTTCCAATAGAAGATGCCCTTCCTAAACAAGCATCAATTGCAATTATGTATGGGTTATGATGTCTTTTAGAGATCGCTTCAATTTGCTGCTCTAAATTTTTTGCATGAATAGGTAGATGTAGCGTTCCATAAACCGTTACTGATTTTAATTCGAATTCCTTTAAAAAGGTACCTACTAAAGGTCCTAAAGAATCCCCGGTTGATCGATCGGTTCCAATACATATAACAACGACTTCCGAGTGCTCCTTAGGAACAAGTTGAAAAAGGGTTTTACCTAATTTTAATGGAGTCGTAGATTCTAAATAGGAAAACCTTTGTTCCTTCTTTTTTAAAAAAAGGATGTCTTTTAGACTCATAGCTCTTCCTCCACAAACATAATGGTATAAGTATACGGATTAATTACAGTTCCTATACCTCTGTTGTAAAGATTATTGAACGATTGTTCAGAAAGTGGTGGAGACGTCATGATTAAATCTGGAATGAAGTGGATGTTCCTTATAATTGGGACAACTATTGGTGCAGGATATGCTTCTGGAAGGGAAATATGGCAATTTTTTGGCCACGGCAGTGGACTAGCTATAATCTTGTTTACCGTTATGTTTGCGATATGTTGTTACGTCATATTATCCATCAGCTATGAACAAAGGTCCTCTCACTACTTGCCTGTATTAAGGTTAATTGTAGGCAAACATTTAACATCTCTTTATGATAAACTTATTTTGTTTTATTTATTTACAACCACTGTCGTAATGATGGCGGGCAGTGGAGCTACGTGGCAAGCCTTTCACTTTCCTTATTGGTGGGGAATAGGGGCCCTATGTATTCCTCTCGTTATTGCGTTTGTATGGGACATTAAAGGGATTTTATCCATGAATAATTTATTATTGCCTCTTTTAATAGGTGGACTATTTTATGTGCTCTATATATTTCATGCGGAACAACATTTATCGCTTTCTGCTCAGTGGGTTGAACAACACAATTGGTCATCTGCCTTTCCATTCACAGCTTTAAATATATTACCGTTAATTGCCGTATTAGGTGCTGTTGGAAAACATGTGAAAGTGAAAGGTGAGATTTGGATTGCAAGTGTAGGTAGTGGGCTTGTGTTAGGAGTGATAACGTACATTTATAATAATAGTTTAATCTACTTAGCAGAGGAAATTCTTTTATATGAAATCCCTTTATTCGCTATCTTAAAACACTATCCCTATCAGTTTTTCTTATTTATTAGTGCTTTATTATGGCTAGCACTTTTCACAACCGCATTATCAGGGGTGTTTGGTTTTATCAGCCGGTTAAAAGGTAAAATGAAATTACCTTTATGGTTACTAGCTTTGGTCACGATTTCATTAATGATTCCATTTACAAGTTTTGGCTTTGCCACTTTAATTAAGTATTTATATCCTCTCTATGGAATATTAAATTTATATATTTTGTCAGCAATTTTATTATATCCCGTCGCAAACCGGTACAAAATTGAATAAAAGGTTGCTAAAATAGAAATTGAACATACATTACTAAAATTAAGCTGGAACCAATAAATGAAATGAAATAAATAGAGGAGGGGATAAAGTGCAAAAGGAGCAATCATTCGGTTTACATGATGTAGTAGAAATGAAAAAACAACATCCATGTGGTACAAATCGATGGAAAATTATTCGTATGGGAATGGATATACGGGTGAAATGTGAAGGATGTCAACATAGCGTACTTATTCCAAGAAAACAATTTGAAAAAAAAGTAAAAAAGATACTTGTAAAACATGAAGGTGAGTGAGTAAATAACTCTTGTTCCACGTGAAACAAAAAGAACAACAGTATATTTCATGGAAAAATGTAAACTTTCATAAGAAATAAAGTGAAAAAACAAGGGGATATGTTCCTTGTTTTTCTTTGTCTCTAGCTTGTATTTTTTTTGGGTACTCTCTATAATTGGTATGACCGAAGAGGGAAAAGGGACGGAATAAGGAGTGGAATAAATGTCATTAACAGCAGGAATTGTAGGACTACCTAACGTAGGGAAATCTACATTATTTAACGCGATTACACAAGCCGGAGCAGAAGCGGCCAATTACCCGTTCGCGACAATTGATCCGAATGTAGGTATTGTAGAAGTACCTGATGAACGATTAACAGCCTTGACTGAATTAGTAAAACCGAAAAAAACAGTGCCAACTACATTTGAGTTTACCGATATTGCAGGAATTGTAAAAGGAGCAAGTAAAGGAGAAGGGTTAGGGAACCAATTTTTATCCCACATCCGCCAAGTAGATGCGATATGTCAAGTAGTGCGTTGTTTTCATGATGAAAATATTACACACGTAGCTGGTCAAGTTGACCCAATTGATGATATTGAAACAATAAACTTAGAATTAATATTGGCTGACCTTGAAACAGTTACAAAACGTATTAGTCGTGTCGAAAAGTTAGCAAAACAAAAAGATAAGGAAGCGTTAACTGAATACGAAGTACTAGTGAGACTAAAGGAAGCGTTTGAATCTGAAAAACCAGCACGCGCCCTGGAGTACACCGAACAGGAAGAGAAACTTGTTAAACAACTGCATCTATTAACATCAAAGCCAATACTATATGTAGCAAATGTTGGAGAAGATGAAATACAAGATCCACAAAGCAATCCAAATGTACAAGCAGTCCAAGAGTACGCAAGCAACGAAGGCGCAAAGGTTATTGTAGTTTGTGCTAAGATTGAATCCGAAATTGCCGAACTTGACGGCGAAGAAAAAGAAATGTTTTTAGAAGATCTCGAGATTGAGGAGTCAGGATTAGACCAGTTAATTCGTGCTTCATACTATATGTTAGGTTTAGCTACCTTTTTCACTGCAGGAGAACAAGAGGTCAGAGCATGGACATTTAAAAAAGGAATGAAAGCTCCTCAGGCTGCTGGCATTATTCATAGTGACTTTGAACGTGGTTTTATTAGAGCTGAAACCGTATCTTATAGTGACTTAATGGAAGCAGGCTCCATGGCTGTAGCGCGAGAAAAGGGAAAAGTCCGTCTTGAAGGAAAAGATTACGTGGTGAAAGATGGAGATGTTATTCATTTCCGTTTTAACGTATAAGAAGGTTACTATTGTAACTTAAGGACTACTTTGCTATAATATACAATTGTGAGTAAATACGTGAGTATTACTCCTTGCTCCTAACGGAGCCGCTAAGACCAAAAGGAGGTGAAGACGGATGAAAAAGTACGAAATTATGTATATCATCCGCCCGGATTTAGAAACGGAAGCACAGAAAGCGGTAGTTGAACGTTTTAGCAACGTGCTTACAAATAACGGTGCGGAAATTACAGAAGTTAACGAACTTGGTAAGCGTAGACTTGCATACGAAATCAACGATTTCCGCGAAGGTTACTACGTACTAATCAACTTTAATGGTAACGCAGAAGCTATTAATGAATTTGATCGCCAAGCTAAGTTTTCTGACGATGTAATTCGCCATTTAGCTGTACGTGAAGATGATCAATAAGGAGTGTTTCTAATGTTGAATCGTGTCGTTTTGGTAGGAAGACTGACAAAGGACCCGGATTTGCGCTATACACCTAACGGAGTAGCTGTTGCAAATTTTACGGTTGCTGTTAACAGACCATTTTCTAACCAGCAAGGAAATCGAGAAGCTGACTTTATCAACTGTGTAGTATGGAGAAGAGCAGCTGAAAATCTAGCCAATTTTATGAAAAAAGGAAGTTTAATTGGTGTAGATGGTCGGATTCAAACGAGGAGCTTTGAAGGTCAAGAAGGCCGAAGAGTTTTTGTAACGGAAGTGGTCGCTGATACTATTCAGTTCCTAGAGTCGAAAGGCTCACCTCAAGGCGGCTCAGGTTCAACGGGAAATTCTTCTAATTACGATACTGGAAATAATAACAATCGTGATGATGATCCGTTTGCCAATAATGGTGAACCGATCGATATCTCAGATGATGACTTACCATTCTAATATCAATTAAGAAGGAGGGAAGAACATGGCTCGTCGCGGACGCAAACGTAAAAAGGTGTGTTTCTTCACAGTAAACAAGATTACGCACATCGATTATAAAGATGTAGATTTGTTGAAAAAATTTATTTCTGAGCGAGGAAAAATTCTTCCACGCCGTGTAACAGGTACTTCAGCGAAGTATCAACGTAAATTGACAAAAGCGATTAAGCGCGCTCGTCAAATGGCACTATTGCCATACGTGAGTGAATAATTTTTTGGATAGACGCAGTTAAGGGACAACTTTAACTGCGTTTTTTTATGAGGAATGAAATGAGAAGGTATAGGAACTAATTCCTATACCTTTTTTTTAGCTAAAAATAGTTTTTTACGCAAAATTTAGAATACTTTACCATCTAGGAATATATGAATGAATTATAGGAAGTCCGAGGGAGGTGTTGAAAGGAGTAAAATATATTTGTTTCGTTTGTAAGCGTTTTCGTTAAAACATTAAGGAGGTGTTAAAAAGAATGGTAAAAAATGAGCAGAACATTTCTGAAAAACAAAGAGAATATTGGAAGAAAAATATTCGCTTAATCATTACTTTGTTAATTATTTGGGCTTCTGTATCATTGTTTGGTGCCATTATAATGGCCAATCCGTTTAGCAATATACCATTCTTTGGCGTTCCATTCTCTTTTTGGCTTGCACAGCAGGGGTCTATCATCGTATTTGTGTGCCTGATCTTCTTTTATGCCATTAAAATGGATCGATTAGATGAACAGTATGATGTAAAAGAGGTTATTTTGACAGAAAAGGATAAAAAGGGGGATGAGTCATGACGGTTGAACATATAACACTCACCCTGGTATTACTCACTTTCGCCATCTACATATACATCGGTTGGTGGTCGAAGGTAAAGGATACGAGCAACTTTTTCGTTGCAGGTAAAGAAATCCCTGCAGTGGCTAATGGTGCAGCAATTGCTGCAGACTGGATGTCAGCTGCATCCTTCATTTCCATGGCGGGGTTAATATCGTTCTTAGGTTATGATGGTACGATATATTTAATGGGATGGACAGGCGGTTACGTATTACTCGCTCTATTATTGGCCCCTTATTTACGTAAATTTGGCCGTTATACAGTGCCAGACTTCATTGGTGACCGTTATTATTCAAATGGTGCTAGGGCGGTAGCAGCAATTGCTACATTGTTTATCTCTTTGACATATGTTGCAGGACAAATGCGAGGGGTAGGAATTGTCTTTAGTCGTTATCTACAAGTAGAAATTACCATTGGTGTATTAATTGGTATGACGATTGTAGCATTTTTCGCCGTTTTGGGTGGTATGAAAGGAATTACGTGGACACAGGTAGTTCAGTACTTTGTACTAATTATCGCCTTCATAATACCAGCAGTAGCTATCTCATTAAAACTTACTGGTATTCCTGTTCCGCAATTAGGATTAACCTTCTCAAGTCTAGCAAAAGACTTAAGTCATCTTCAAATTGAGTTAGGAATGAATGAGTATTTAGCTCCATTTCAAAATCTATCAGCTTTAAACGTCTTTGCGGTAACTCTGGCATTAATGATTGGTACTGCAGGTCTTCCTCACGTTATTATTCGCTTCTACACAGTTAAAGATGTACGTTCTGCACGTTGGTCAGCTGGATGGGCGATCATCTTCATTGCATTACTGTATACAACAGCTCCTGCTATCGGTGTCTTCGCAAAATACAATTTAATTAATAGCTTTAACAACGAACCTGTTGAGGAAGTGCGGGACATTAGCTGGGTAAGTAAATGGGAAGAAACCGGCTTACTCCAACTTGATGATAAGAACGGTGACGGTTTGTTGACCTTCTCTGGAGATGATACAAACGAAGTTATTATTGATCGTGATATTATCGTTCTTTCAACACCTGAAGTTGCAGAGTTGTCACCATTTATTATTGCACTGGTAGCCGCCGGAGGGCTAGCAGCCGCACTATCAACCGCCTCAGGCCTATTATTAGCGATGTCTAGTGCAGTGTCTCACGATTTATATTATCGAATAATTAAACCAACTGCCTCAGAGAAACAACGTTTAGCCTTTGGAAGATGGATGATTTTCCTAGCCGTTATCGTTGCGGGTTACTTCGGTATGAATCCACCAGGCTTCGTTGGAGAGGTTGTGGCCTTTGCATTCGGAATTGCAGCAGCAAGCTTGTTCCCGGCTATTTTCCTTGGTATCTTTGATAAACGGATGAACCGTGAGGGTGCAATCTGGGGTATTCTCTCTGGCCTATCCTTTACGGTAATGATGATATTACTAATGCGTTCTTCACAAATATTTGGAACAGAAACACAAGTTATGGAGTCATTCCTCGGCATAAATGCACAAGGTATTGGGGCTGTTGGAGCGGTTATAAACTTTGCTGTCTCCTTTATCGTATCTCGATCTACTAAAGCTCCACCAGAAGAAATTTCTCAAATGGTAGAAGAGATTCGAGTTCCAAAAGTATCAGAAGAAAAATCAGAATAAAAGGGAAAAGGGGCCTCCATATGGAGGTTCCCTTTTTCAAAAAAGGAAAGGGGGAAATAAAAGATGGTAGCAACAATATTATTTGCAATTGTCACACTTGCTTTATATGTTGTTCATCCTTATTTAAATTTGCTTGTGATACGAAAGGTCTTTGGAATTGCCCTCTTCTTGGAATTATTTTATCTTATTGGTGCGTATATGGCTGAATGGCCTTTTCCTACACCAGCAATTATTATGCAAATCCTTACAGTCGTAAGCTTAGGAGTAGCATTAGGAGTTATATTTTCAAAGATATGGCCACTTCCAATTAAAAAGGGAATTGAACGGATTATAAGGACATTCCTACTCGTAATTCCGGCATTAGGAATAGGTGTTGGATTACAAATTCTTTTACAGGGGCAATCGGCCACACAGGCCATATATTTAATGTTTGCATTGTCTGCTTGGTTAGGATCAGGACATTTTGTGAAAAGACAGGAACAGTCAACATAATACTTAGTGGAATAGTGATTTCATAAAGGAAATGGTGTAGATCAAAATCTATATCATTTCTTTTTTCATTTCAACAAGATGATATACTATTCGGAAATGTAATATAGAGTAAAAAACTAGGAAATAATGAATTCATTGTTAAGATGTTGTTTGTTCATACATTGTTTTTTCGTGGTATGATGGAGGATATATGTAATTGCACATACTTTTTTACAGAAACTATGTCCACTGTTAAAATAACAACTGTGGAATGAATGTTTAACGAGGTGCCGTAATGAAGAATTTAACAGCTTTAACTGAAGGAGCTTTATTTGTTGGCACATATTTAGTGATGTTGTTAATCACTTTATTAGTGCCGTTAGTAGAAGTTTTCACGTTATTTTTATTGCCGATTCCATTTTTAATTTATACGAGTCGAAACGGTTTAAAGCAAGCATTAATCATGTTTG encodes:
- a CDS encoding DUF554 domain-containing protein yields the protein MVLTGAIVNGIGILVGTLLGLFLTKIPERIKETVMSGIGLTVMLIGLSMAFASDRIIVILLSLLTGAIIGEWLRLEDKLNAFGKWIEEKIQKPNETSTIAQGFVTASLIFVIGAMAVIGALDSGLRNDHEILITKAMIDGFVALVLTTTLGIGVIFSIIPVVLYEGFIALFATQIEKLLPEPFLGYFIDDMTATGGLLILAIGLNLLNITKIRIANLLPSILTVGFILYLYHQFFPF
- the yyaC gene encoding spore protease YyaC, whose translation is MSLKDILFLKKKEQRFSYLESTTPLKLGKTLFQLVPKEHSEVVVICIGTDRSTGDSLGPLVGTFLKEFELKSVTVYGTLHLPIHAKNLEQQIEAISKRHHNPYIIAIDACLGRASSIGTLICGVGSIQPGAAVQKNLPNVGDVYISGVVNVHGYMEYFVLQNTRLSVVMEMAKQIARSIKWFDQYMNRDRKQKENWVN
- a CDS encoding YkvI family membrane protein; translation: MIKSGMKWMFLIIGTTIGAGYASGREIWQFFGHGSGLAIILFTVMFAICCYVILSISYEQRSSHYLPVLRLIVGKHLTSLYDKLILFYLFTTTVVMMAGSGATWQAFHFPYWWGIGALCIPLVIAFVWDIKGILSMNNLLLPLLIGGLFYVLYIFHAEQHLSLSAQWVEQHNWSSAFPFTALNILPLIAVLGAVGKHVKVKGEIWIASVGSGLVLGVITYIYNNSLIYLAEEILLYEIPLFAILKHYPYQFFLFISALLWLALFTTALSGVFGFISRLKGKMKLPLWLLALVTISLMIPFTSFGFATLIKYLYPLYGILNLYILSAILLYPVANRYKIE
- a CDS encoding DUF951 domain-containing protein, with the protein product MQKEQSFGLHDVVEMKKQHPCGTNRWKIIRMGMDIRVKCEGCQHSVLIPRKQFEKKVKKILVKHEGE
- the ychF gene encoding redox-regulated ATPase YchF, translated to MSLTAGIVGLPNVGKSTLFNAITQAGAEAANYPFATIDPNVGIVEVPDERLTALTELVKPKKTVPTTFEFTDIAGIVKGASKGEGLGNQFLSHIRQVDAICQVVRCFHDENITHVAGQVDPIDDIETINLELILADLETVTKRISRVEKLAKQKDKEALTEYEVLVRLKEAFESEKPARALEYTEQEEKLVKQLHLLTSKPILYVANVGEDEIQDPQSNPNVQAVQEYASNEGAKVIVVCAKIESEIAELDGEEKEMFLEDLEIEESGLDQLIRASYYMLGLATFFTAGEQEVRAWTFKKGMKAPQAAGIIHSDFERGFIRAETVSYSDLMEAGSMAVAREKGKVRLEGKDYVVKDGDVIHFRFNV
- the rpsF gene encoding 30S ribosomal protein S6; translated protein: MKKYEIMYIIRPDLETEAQKAVVERFSNVLTNNGAEITEVNELGKRRLAYEINDFREGYYVLINFNGNAEAINEFDRQAKFSDDVIRHLAVREDDQ
- the ssb gene encoding single-stranded DNA-binding protein, with protein sequence MLNRVVLVGRLTKDPDLRYTPNGVAVANFTVAVNRPFSNQQGNREADFINCVVWRRAAENLANFMKKGSLIGVDGRIQTRSFEGQEGRRVFVTEVVADTIQFLESKGSPQGGSGSTGNSSNYDTGNNNNRDDDPFANNGEPIDISDDDLPF
- the rpsR gene encoding 30S ribosomal protein S18 — protein: MARRGRKRKKVCFFTVNKITHIDYKDVDLLKKFISERGKILPRRVTGTSAKYQRKLTKAIKRARQMALLPYVSE
- a CDS encoding DUF4212 domain-containing protein; translated protein: MVKNEQNISEKQREYWKKNIRLIITLLIIWASVSLFGAIIMANPFSNIPFFGVPFSFWLAQQGSIIVFVCLIFFYAIKMDRLDEQYDVKEVILTEKDKKGDES
- a CDS encoding sodium:solute symporter family protein — encoded protein: MTVEHITLTLVLLTFAIYIYIGWWSKVKDTSNFFVAGKEIPAVANGAAIAADWMSAASFISMAGLISFLGYDGTIYLMGWTGGYVLLALLLAPYLRKFGRYTVPDFIGDRYYSNGARAVAAIATLFISLTYVAGQMRGVGIVFSRYLQVEITIGVLIGMTIVAFFAVLGGMKGITWTQVVQYFVLIIAFIIPAVAISLKLTGIPVPQLGLTFSSLAKDLSHLQIELGMNEYLAPFQNLSALNVFAVTLALMIGTAGLPHVIIRFYTVKDVRSARWSAGWAIIFIALLYTTAPAIGVFAKYNLINSFNNEPVEEVRDISWVSKWEETGLLQLDDKNGDGLLTFSGDDTNEVIIDRDIIVLSTPEVAELSPFIIALVAAGGLAAALSTASGLLLAMSSAVSHDLYYRIIKPTASEKQRLAFGRWMIFLAVIVAGYFGMNPPGFVGEVVAFAFGIAAASLFPAIFLGIFDKRMNREGAIWGILSGLSFTVMMILLMRSSQIFGTETQVMESFLGINAQGIGAVGAVINFAVSFIVSRSTKAPPEEISQMVEEIRVPKVSEEKSE